A single region of the Malus sylvestris chromosome 8, drMalSylv7.2, whole genome shotgun sequence genome encodes:
- the LOC126631403 gene encoding uncharacterized protein LOC126631403: MEQGITLAYVNISSFQSADVNGLIKWKRDLEIVLGLLDINLALKEEKPTSLTNTSTNEQKLKFKKWENSNTLCLLIMEKTITEAIYGGLPAFENAKKILESVSAKFKEYEKVETGDLMSKLTTMKYDGVGGIRECLLSMVDVATKLNSLQIPIIDSYLVHLVLNSLPSKYDQLKVIYNDLKDKWSVNELISIVFKKKKDSRKRRRLTLCISPLVLKNTVLLKRALILPIKRL, from the exons ATGGAACAAGGTATTACATTAGCTTATGTGAACATCAGCTCTTTTCAGTCTGCAGATGTGAATGGTTTGATAAAA tggaaaagagatttAGAGATTGTCCTAGGCCTCTTGGACATCAACTTAGCTCTAAAAGAAGAGAAACCAACCTCACTAACTAACACTAGCACCAATGAACAAAAACTCAAATTCAAGAAGTGGGAGAACTCTAATACGTTGTGTCTGCTGATCATGGAGAAGACCATCACTGAAGCTATTTATGGTGGACTACCAGCTTTTGAGAATGCTAAAAAAATTTTGGAATCTGTGAGTGCAAAGTTTAAGGAATATGAGAAAGTCGAAACTGGAGATCTGATGAGTAAGCTCACAACCATGAAATATGATGGAGTTGGAGGTATAAGGGAGTGCCTTTTAAGTATGGTGGATGTTGCAACCAAGCTGAACAGTCTTCAAATTCCTATAATTGATTCGTACTTAGTCCATTTGGTCCTTAACTCCCTTCCTTCCAAATATGATCAACTCAAGGTTATTTACAATGATTTGAAGGACAAATGGAGTGTGAATGAACTAATTTCTATTGTgttcaagaagaagaaagattcaagaaagagAAGGAGACTCACTTTGTGCATCTCACCACTAGTGCTCAAAAACACCGTACTTTTAAAGAGAGCTCTCATACTACCAATAAAGAGGTTGTAA